The following nucleotide sequence is from Desulfatiglans anilini DSM 4660.
GCTATCATGTGAGTATCAGGTTGGAAGCCGGTTTGAAAAGACGCTCCTTATGTAATACATACTAAAATGCGTAGTTCTTATGATTTTTTCTCTACTTTCCAGAGGTAAAAAATGAAGACAAGTCCGAATCTACCTGCCCTTGTTCAGTTCTTTTTACCCATAATAGACGCCCTGAAAAAACTTGGAAGCTCTGCCAGTCCATCGGAGCTCAAAGACGAACTTGTGGTCAGTCTTGAAATAAGCGAGGATGAGCTATCGGAGCGTTTCGGTAACAATTTATTTCGTGTTGATATGTTGATTAATTGGGCCAAGGCTTATTTGACTCGTGAAGGTTTGCTTGATGTTTCTGACCCTCATGTATGGCGCTTGACCGAAGATGGACAACGCAGGCATCTTACAGAACAAGATGTAAAGCAGATTTTTCATAAGATTCACAGTGGTTTTATAACTAAAAAACGCATCAAACGAAGGTCTAATAAACCGATAATCACTGATGAAGAGCAAGGCGCGCCTCATGGAGCGGAACTTATTGAGATCCTCAAAGCCCTTTCTCCGGAAGGTTTCGAGAGACTCTGCCAAAGGCTGCTTCGATCATCGGGGTTCATTAAAGTTGTGGTGAAAGGGCGGTCTGGTGATGGAGGCATAGATGGTGAAGGAATCCTTGAAATCAACCCTCTCGTAAGCTTGAAGGTTATTTTCCAGGCAAAACGATATAAGGATGCAGTCCCTTCATCTCAAGTTCGGGATTTCAGAGGCGCTATGCAAGGCCGCGCAGAGAAGGGAATTTTTATAACAACCGGCCGGTTTACACAAGAAGCCA
It contains:
- a CDS encoding restriction endonuclease, which produces MKTSPNLPALVQFFLPIIDALKKLGSSASPSELKDELVVSLEISEDELSERFGNNLFRVDMLINWAKAYLTREGLLDVSDPHVWRLTEDGQRRHLTEQDVKQIFHKIHSGFITKKRIKRRSNKPIITDEEQGAPHGAELIEILKALSPEGFERLCQRLLRSSGFIKVVVKGRSGDGGIDGEGILEINPLVSLKVIFQAKRYKDAVPSSQVRDFRGAMQGRAEKGIFITTGRFTQEAKNEAIREGVPPIELVDCSKLVKLFEQTSLGLKPRTIYEIDNEFFDEYR